A stretch of Arcobacter arenosus DNA encodes these proteins:
- the aspS gene encoding aspartate--tRNA ligase, whose amino-acid sequence MRTHYCTEVTEKNIDEIVTVAGWVNSRRDHGGIIFIDLRDRGGLVQLVCDPADNKDAWEVADSVRDEFVLIATGKVRARGEGLENPNLITGKIEIVVEKLVIENKSKPMPFELGDEKVNEEIRLRNRFLELRTKRSLDIFKLRSTANIAVRNCLNDLGFLDVETPILTKSTPEGARDYLVPSRVHPGEFYALPQSPQLFKQLLMVSGFDKYFQIAKCFRDEDLRADRQPEFTQIDVEMSFCNQEDVIKVAEKLIHDTFTACGKNVPTTFPRITYKDAMEKYGSDKPDMRFDMAMVDVIDIFANSTNEIFASIAQDKKNNRIKALRCPNGDNLFSKRQMKGFEDYVRKFGAKGLGYFQMKEDGLKGPLTKFFSEEDLEAIVKTTELEVGDVVFFGAGDKKTVCDYMGRFRLYLAEQMDIIPADTYEFIWVVDFPMFETEDGKTKALHHPFTMPNLEKCDLNNVEDLEDIESIAYDIVLNGTELGGGSIRIHKEEIQEKVFELMGISQEEANEKFGFLLEALRYGAPSHGGFALGFDRMIMLLAGTDSIRDVIAFPKTQRAQCLLTQAPSEVDNDQLKELALRVRKTEI is encoded by the coding sequence TTGAGAACGCATTATTGTACAGAAGTAACAGAAAAAAACATTGACGAAATTGTAACAGTAGCTGGATGGGTAAATAGTAGAAGAGACCACGGTGGAATTATTTTTATTGATTTAAGAGATAGAGGTGGTTTAGTTCAACTAGTTTGTGACCCAGCAGATAATAAAGATGCATGGGAAGTAGCTGACAGTGTAAGAGATGAGTTTGTTTTAATTGCAACAGGTAAAGTAAGAGCTAGAGGTGAAGGTTTAGAAAATCCAAATCTTATCACTGGAAAAATCGAAATTGTAGTTGAAAAGTTAGTTATTGAAAACAAATCAAAACCTATGCCTTTTGAATTAGGTGATGAAAAAGTTAATGAAGAGATTAGATTAAGAAATAGATTTTTAGAATTAAGAACAAAAAGATCTCTTGATATTTTTAAATTAAGAAGTACAGCAAATATTGCAGTTAGAAATTGCCTAAATGATTTAGGATTTTTAGATGTTGAGACTCCAATTTTAACAAAATCAACTCCAGAAGGAGCTAGAGATTATCTTGTTCCAAGTAGAGTTCATCCAGGTGAATTTTATGCATTACCACAATCTCCACAATTATTTAAACAATTATTGATGGTATCTGGGTTTGATAAATATTTCCAAATTGCTAAATGTTTTAGAGATGAAGACTTAAGAGCAGATAGACAACCTGAATTTACTCAAATAGATGTTGAGATGAGTTTTTGTAACCAAGAGGATGTGATTAAAGTAGCTGAAAAATTAATCCATGATACTTTCACAGCTTGTGGTAAAAATGTTCCAACAACTTTCCCAAGAATTACATATAAAGATGCAATGGAAAAATATGGTTCAGATAAACCTGATATGAGATTCGATATGGCAATGGTTGATGTTATCGATATTTTTGCAAATTCTACAAATGAAATTTTTGCTTCAATTGCACAAGATAAGAAAAACAATAGAATCAAAGCACTAAGATGTCCAAATGGAGATAATCTATTCTCAAAAAGACAGATGAAAGGTTTTGAAGATTATGTTAGAAAATTTGGAGCTAAAGGTTTAGGTTACTTCCAAATGAAAGAGGATGGTTTAAAAGGTCCTTTAACTAAATTCTTTTCAGAAGAGGATTTAGAAGCAATCGTAAAAACAACAGAGTTAGAAGTTGGAGATGTTGTATTCTTTGGAGCTGGAGATAAAAAAACTGTTTGTGATTATATGGGAAGATTTAGACTTTACCTTGCAGAGCAAATGGATATTATCCCTGCAGATACTTATGAATTTATCTGGGTTGTTGATTTCCCAATGTTTGAAACTGAAGATGGAAAAACAAAAGCACTTCACCACCCATTTACAATGCCAAATTTAGAAAAATGTGATTTAAATAATGTTGAAGATTTAGAGGATATTGAATCAATTGCTTATGATATAGTATTAAATGGTACAGAATTAGGTGGTGGTTCAATCAGAATTCATAAAGAAGAGATTCAAGAAAAAGTATTTGAACTTATGGGAATCTCTCAAGAAGAAGCTAATGAAAAATTTGGATTCTTACTTGAAGCATTAAGATATGGTGCTCCAAGTCATGGAGGTTTTGCTCTAGGTTTTGATAGAATGATTATGTTACTAGCTGGAACTGATTCAATTAGAGATGTAATTGCGTTCCCTAAAACTCAAAGAGCACAATGTTTATTAACTCAAGCACCAAGTGAAGTTGATAATGATCAATTAAAAGAACTTGCACTAAGAGTTAGAAAAACAGAAATCTAA